One Klebsiella sp. RIT-PI-d genomic window carries:
- the nudE gene encoding ADP compounds hydrolase NudE, producing MSKPLQKPAILNIETVARSRLFNVESVDLEFSNGVKRVYERMRPSTREAVMIVPIVDEHLILIYEYAVGTESYELGFSKGLIDPGETVFEAGNRELKEEVGFGANNLTFLKKLSMAPSYFSSRMNILVAEDLYPESLEGDEPEPLPQVRWPLAHLMDLLEEPDFNEARNVSALFLVREWLKGQGRL from the coding sequence ATGAGTAAACCATTACAAAAACCTGCCATCCTTAATATTGAAACGGTCGCCCGTTCGCGTCTTTTTAACGTCGAAAGCGTCGATCTGGAATTCAGTAACGGCGTAAAACGCGTCTATGAGAGGATGCGTCCCTCCACGCGTGAGGCGGTAATGATTGTGCCCATCGTGGACGAGCATCTGATCCTGATCTACGAATATGCGGTGGGCACCGAATCCTACGAATTGGGGTTTTCGAAAGGGCTGATCGATCCTGGTGAAACGGTTTTTGAAGCGGGTAATCGTGAATTGAAAGAAGAGGTAGGGTTCGGGGCGAATAACCTGACCTTCCTGAAGAAACTCAGCATGGCTCCCTCCTATTTTTCCAGCAGGATGAATATCCTGGTTGCAGAAGATCTCTACCCTGAGTCACTGGAAGGCGACGAGCCTGAGCCTCTGCCACAGGTTCGTTGGCCGCTGGCCCATTTGATGGACCTGCTTGAAGAGCCGGATTTTAATGAAGCACGCAATGTGAGCGCGCTATTTTTAGTTCGTGAGTGGCTGAAAGGGCAAGGCCGGCTGTAG